A portion of the Rhinopithecus roxellana isolate Shanxi Qingling chromosome 21, ASM756505v1, whole genome shotgun sequence genome contains these proteins:
- the ZBTB7C gene encoding zinc finger and BTB domain-containing protein 7C isoform X1, translating to MTRALAENMANDIDELIGIPFPNHSSEVLCSLNEQRHDGLLCDVLLVVQEQEYRTHRSVLAACSKYFKKLFTAGTLASQPYVYEIDFVQPEALAAILEFAYTSTLTITAGNVKHILNAARMLEIQCIVNVCLEIMEPGGDGGEEDDKEDDDDDEDDDEEEDEEEEEEEEEDDDDDTEDFADQENLPDPQDISCHQSPSKTDHLTEKAYSDTPRDFPDSFQAGSPGHLGVIRDFSIESLLRENLYPKANIPDRRPSLSPFAPDFFPHLWPGDFGAFAQLPEQPMDSGPLDLVIKNRKIKEEEKEELPPPPPPPFPNDFFKDMFPDLPGGPLGPIKAENDYGAYLNFLSATHLGGLFPPWPLVEERKLKPKASQQCPICHKVIMGAGKLPRHMRTHTGEKPYMCTICEVRFTRQDKLKIHMRKHTGERPYLCIHCNAKFVHNYDLKNHMRIHTGVRPYQCEFCYKSFTRSDHLHRHIKRQSCRMARPRRGRKPAAWRAASLLFGPGGPAPEKAAFVMPPALGEVGGHLGGTTVCLPGPSPAKHFLAAPKGALSLQELERQFEETQMKLFGRAQLEAERNAGGLLAFALAENVAAARPYFPLPDPWAAGLAGLPGLAGLNHVASMSEANN from the exons gGCTCTGGCTGAGAACATGGCCAATGACATTGACGAGCTCATTGGCATTCCCTTCCCCAACCACAGCAGTGAGGTCCTGTGCAGCCTCAATGAGCAGCGGCACGATGGCCTGCTGTGCGACGTGCTCCTGGTGGTGCAGGAGCAGGAGTATCGGACCCACCGCTCTGTCCTGGCTGCCTGCAGCAAGTACTTCAAGAAGCTCTTCACAGCCGGCACCCTAGCCAGCCAGCCCTACGTCTACGAGATCGACTTTGTCCAGCCTGAGGCTCTGGCCGCTATCCTGGAGTTCGCCTACACCTCCACGCTCACCATCACCGCCGGCAACGTCAAGCACATCCTCAATGCAGCCAGGATGCTGGAGATCCAGTGCATTGTGAATGTGTGTCTGGAGATCATGGAGCCTGGGGGGGACGGAGGGGAGGAGGACGACAAGGAGGATGACGACGATGACGaagatgatgatgaggaggaggacgaagaggaggaagaggaggaagaggaggatgacGATGATGACACGGAGGACTTTGCTGACCAAGAAAACTTGCCTGACCCCCAGGACATCAGCTGCCACCAAAGCCCTTCCAAGACGGACCATCTCACAGAGAAGGCCTATTCAGACACCCCCAGGGACTTCCCTGACTCCTTTCAGGCTGGCAGTCCTGGCCATCTAGGGGTGATCCGGGACTTTTCCATCGAATCTCTGCTGAGGGAGAACCTGTACCCCAAGGCCAACATCCCCGACAGGAGACCCTCCTTGTCTCCATTCGCCCCAGACTTCTTCCCACACCTCTGGCCAGGGGACTTCGGTGCCTTTGCCCAGCTGCCTGAGCAGCCCATGGACAGTGGGCCACTGGATCTGGTCATCAAGAATCGGAAGatcaaggaggaggagaaggaggagctgcccccacccccaccgccaCCCTTCCCTAATGACTTCTTCAAGGACATGTTCCCTGACCTGCCGGGGGGCCCTCTGGGACCCATCAAGGCAGAGAACGACTACGGTGCctatctcaacttcctgagtgcCACCCACCTGGGAGGCCTCTTCCCACCCTGGCCCCTGGTGGAAGAGCGCAAGCTGAAGCCCAAGGCCTCTCAGCAGTGCCCCATCTGCCACAAAGTCATCATGGGGGCCGGGAAGCTGCCGCGGCACATGAGGACCCATACCGGGGAGAAGCCATACATGTGCACCATCTGCGAGGTCCGCTTCACCAG GCAGGACAAGCTGAAAATCCACATGCGGAAGCACACGGGGGAGCGGCCCTACCTGTGCATCCACTGCAACGCCAAGTTTGTGCACAACTACGACCTCAAGAACCACATGCGCATCCACACGGGAGTGCGGCCCTACCAGTGCGAGTTCTGCTACAAGAGCTTCACGCGCTCCGACCACCTGCACCGCCACATCAAGCGCCAGAGCTGCCGCATGGCGCGGCCCCGACGCGGCCGCAAGCCCGCTGCGTGGAGGGCCGCCAGCCTGCTCTTCGGGCCGGGTGGCCCGGCCCCCGAAAAGGCGGCCTTCGTGATGCCTCCGGCTCTGGGCGAAGTGGGCGGCCACCTGGGTGGCACAACCGTGTGCCTCCCGGGCCCCAGCCCCGCCAAGCACTTCCTGGCAGCGCCCAAGGGCGCCCTGAGCCTGCAGGAGCTGGAGCGGCAGTTCGAGGAGACGCAGATGAAGCTGTTCGGGCGCGCGCAGCTGGAGGCTGAGAGGAACGCGGGGGGCCTCCTGGCCTTCGCGCTGGCCGAGAACGTGGCAGCGGCGCGGCCCTACTTCCCGCTGCCCGACCCGTGGGCCGCGGGCCTGGCCGGCCTCCCTGGGCTCGCCGGCCTCAACCACGTGGCCTCCATGTCCGAAGCCAACAACTAG
- the ZBTB7C gene encoding zinc finger and BTB domain-containing protein 7C isoform X2, with protein sequence MANDIDELIGIPFPNHSSEVLCSLNEQRHDGLLCDVLLVVQEQEYRTHRSVLAACSKYFKKLFTAGTLASQPYVYEIDFVQPEALAAILEFAYTSTLTITAGNVKHILNAARMLEIQCIVNVCLEIMEPGGDGGEEDDKEDDDDDEDDDEEEDEEEEEEEEEDDDDDTEDFADQENLPDPQDISCHQSPSKTDHLTEKAYSDTPRDFPDSFQAGSPGHLGVIRDFSIESLLRENLYPKANIPDRRPSLSPFAPDFFPHLWPGDFGAFAQLPEQPMDSGPLDLVIKNRKIKEEEKEELPPPPPPPFPNDFFKDMFPDLPGGPLGPIKAENDYGAYLNFLSATHLGGLFPPWPLVEERKLKPKASQQCPICHKVIMGAGKLPRHMRTHTGEKPYMCTICEVRFTRQDKLKIHMRKHTGERPYLCIHCNAKFVHNYDLKNHMRIHTGVRPYQCEFCYKSFTRSDHLHRHIKRQSCRMARPRRGRKPAAWRAASLLFGPGGPAPEKAAFVMPPALGEVGGHLGGTTVCLPGPSPAKHFLAAPKGALSLQELERQFEETQMKLFGRAQLEAERNAGGLLAFALAENVAAARPYFPLPDPWAAGLAGLPGLAGLNHVASMSEANN encoded by the exons ATGGCCAATGACATTGACGAGCTCATTGGCATTCCCTTCCCCAACCACAGCAGTGAGGTCCTGTGCAGCCTCAATGAGCAGCGGCACGATGGCCTGCTGTGCGACGTGCTCCTGGTGGTGCAGGAGCAGGAGTATCGGACCCACCGCTCTGTCCTGGCTGCCTGCAGCAAGTACTTCAAGAAGCTCTTCACAGCCGGCACCCTAGCCAGCCAGCCCTACGTCTACGAGATCGACTTTGTCCAGCCTGAGGCTCTGGCCGCTATCCTGGAGTTCGCCTACACCTCCACGCTCACCATCACCGCCGGCAACGTCAAGCACATCCTCAATGCAGCCAGGATGCTGGAGATCCAGTGCATTGTGAATGTGTGTCTGGAGATCATGGAGCCTGGGGGGGACGGAGGGGAGGAGGACGACAAGGAGGATGACGACGATGACGaagatgatgatgaggaggaggacgaagaggaggaagaggaggaagaggaggatgacGATGATGACACGGAGGACTTTGCTGACCAAGAAAACTTGCCTGACCCCCAGGACATCAGCTGCCACCAAAGCCCTTCCAAGACGGACCATCTCACAGAGAAGGCCTATTCAGACACCCCCAGGGACTTCCCTGACTCCTTTCAGGCTGGCAGTCCTGGCCATCTAGGGGTGATCCGGGACTTTTCCATCGAATCTCTGCTGAGGGAGAACCTGTACCCCAAGGCCAACATCCCCGACAGGAGACCCTCCTTGTCTCCATTCGCCCCAGACTTCTTCCCACACCTCTGGCCAGGGGACTTCGGTGCCTTTGCCCAGCTGCCTGAGCAGCCCATGGACAGTGGGCCACTGGATCTGGTCATCAAGAATCGGAAGatcaaggaggaggagaaggaggagctgcccccacccccaccgccaCCCTTCCCTAATGACTTCTTCAAGGACATGTTCCCTGACCTGCCGGGGGGCCCTCTGGGACCCATCAAGGCAGAGAACGACTACGGTGCctatctcaacttcctgagtgcCACCCACCTGGGAGGCCTCTTCCCACCCTGGCCCCTGGTGGAAGAGCGCAAGCTGAAGCCCAAGGCCTCTCAGCAGTGCCCCATCTGCCACAAAGTCATCATGGGGGCCGGGAAGCTGCCGCGGCACATGAGGACCCATACCGGGGAGAAGCCATACATGTGCACCATCTGCGAGGTCCGCTTCACCAG GCAGGACAAGCTGAAAATCCACATGCGGAAGCACACGGGGGAGCGGCCCTACCTGTGCATCCACTGCAACGCCAAGTTTGTGCACAACTACGACCTCAAGAACCACATGCGCATCCACACGGGAGTGCGGCCCTACCAGTGCGAGTTCTGCTACAAGAGCTTCACGCGCTCCGACCACCTGCACCGCCACATCAAGCGCCAGAGCTGCCGCATGGCGCGGCCCCGACGCGGCCGCAAGCCCGCTGCGTGGAGGGCCGCCAGCCTGCTCTTCGGGCCGGGTGGCCCGGCCCCCGAAAAGGCGGCCTTCGTGATGCCTCCGGCTCTGGGCGAAGTGGGCGGCCACCTGGGTGGCACAACCGTGTGCCTCCCGGGCCCCAGCCCCGCCAAGCACTTCCTGGCAGCGCCCAAGGGCGCCCTGAGCCTGCAGGAGCTGGAGCGGCAGTTCGAGGAGACGCAGATGAAGCTGTTCGGGCGCGCGCAGCTGGAGGCTGAGAGGAACGCGGGGGGCCTCCTGGCCTTCGCGCTGGCCGAGAACGTGGCAGCGGCGCGGCCCTACTTCCCGCTGCCCGACCCGTGGGCCGCGGGCCTGGCCGGCCTCCCTGGGCTCGCCGGCCTCAACCACGTGGCCTCCATGTCCGAAGCCAACAACTAG